One Salinimonas marina DNA segment encodes these proteins:
- the prpC gene encoding bifunctional 2-methylcitrate synthase/citrate synthase, producing MAKQLSGAGLRGQVAGKTALSTVGIAGSGLTYRGYDIKDLADNCQFEEVAHLILKGHLPNQGELAEYKALLQRQRGLPQALKEVLERIPKDAHPMDVLRTGCSVLGNLETEESFDDQQTITDRMLACFPSIICYWYRFSHDGERIEVETDDDSIGGHFLHMLHGKKPEPLHEQVMHVSLILYAEHEFNASTFTARVCASTLSDMHSCVTGAIGSLRGPLHGGANEAAMDMIEKFSSPDDAEKQMMGMLERKEKIMGFGHAVYSDNDPRNDIIKKWSKELSEQVGNENLYAISERCEAVMWREKKLFCNADFFHASAYNFMGIPTKLFTPIFVMSRLTGWAAHVMEQRADNRIIRPSAEYTGEELRQVPAIDAR from the coding sequence ATGGCAAAACAACTTAGTGGCGCAGGCCTGCGTGGTCAGGTAGCCGGTAAAACAGCCCTTTCAACAGTAGGTATTGCCGGTTCAGGCTTAACCTATCGCGGTTATGACATTAAAGATCTTGCTGACAACTGTCAGTTTGAAGAAGTAGCACATCTGATTTTAAAAGGTCATCTGCCAAATCAAGGCGAACTGGCCGAGTATAAAGCGCTACTGCAACGCCAGCGCGGCCTGCCTCAGGCACTAAAAGAAGTCCTGGAGCGTATTCCTAAAGACGCTCATCCTATGGATGTGCTGCGCACCGGCTGTTCAGTACTGGGCAATCTGGAAACCGAAGAAAGCTTTGACGATCAGCAAACCATCACCGATCGAATGCTGGCCTGCTTCCCCAGTATCATCTGTTACTGGTACCGTTTCAGCCATGATGGCGAGCGTATTGAGGTAGAAACCGATGATGATTCAATCGGCGGTCATTTTTTGCATATGCTGCATGGTAAAAAACCCGAGCCACTGCATGAGCAGGTAATGCATGTTTCGTTGATTTTGTATGCCGAGCATGAGTTTAATGCCTCTACCTTTACCGCTCGCGTATGTGCCTCTACCCTGTCGGACATGCACTCATGCGTCACCGGTGCCATCGGTTCTCTGCGTGGTCCTTTGCATGGCGGCGCGAACGAAGCTGCCATGGATATGATTGAAAAATTCAGCTCTCCGGATGATGCGGAAAAGCAAATGATGGGTATGCTGGAGCGCAAAGAAAAAATTATGGGCTTTGGTCATGCGGTGTATTCAGACAACGATCCGCGCAACGATATTATCAAAAAATGGTCAAAAGAATTGTCTGAACAAGTCGGTAACGAAAACCTCTACGCGATTTCTGAGCGCTGTGAGGCGGTTATGTGGCGGGAAAAGAAACTGTTCTGTAACGCTGACTTTTTCCACGCGTCGGCTTACAACTTTATGGGCATTCCCACTAAGCTGTTTACCCCGATTTTTGTGATGTCACGTCTGACTGGCTGGGCTGCTCACGTGATGGAGCAACGCGCCGACAACCGCATTATTCGTCCTTCGGCCGAATACACCGGTGAAGAACTCCGTCAGGTGCCGGCCATCGACGCCCGTTAA
- the prpF gene encoding 2-methylaconitate cis-trans isomerase PrpF — MSHPSQLRVPATYMRGGTSKGVFFALKDLPEAAQHAGPYRDALLLRVIGSPDPYQKHTDGMGGATSSTSKTVILSKSERQDYDVDYLFGQVAIDKPHIDWSGNCGNLTAAVGAFAITNNLVDASRIPENGVAVVRIWQVNIQKAIVAHIPITDGQVQETGDFELDGVTFPAAEVKVEFMDPADASEPLFPTGNTQDVLEVPGVGHLDVTMINAGIPTIFVRAADIGYAGTELQEDINGDATALAMFESVRAHGAVKMGLIQNIGEAAQRQHTPKVAFVAPAASYKASSGKTVEAKDTDMLVRALSMGKLHHAMMGTAAVAIATAAAIPGTLVNEAAGGTERESVVFGHPSGTLEVGAKARYCDTHWQVEKAIMSRSARVLMEGFVRVPPVS; from the coding sequence ATGTCTCATCCTTCACAATTACGGGTCCCGGCAACCTATATGCGCGGCGGTACCAGCAAGGGTGTTTTTTTTGCGTTAAAGGATTTACCTGAAGCAGCTCAACACGCCGGCCCCTATCGTGATGCGCTATTGTTACGGGTTATTGGTAGCCCCGATCCTTACCAAAAACACACGGATGGAATGGGCGGTGCCACCTCCAGTACCAGCAAAACGGTCATTTTGTCCAAAAGTGAACGTCAGGACTACGATGTCGACTATCTGTTTGGGCAGGTCGCCATTGATAAACCTCATATCGACTGGAGCGGTAACTGCGGCAATCTCACTGCAGCAGTGGGTGCTTTTGCCATCACCAATAATCTGGTCGATGCTTCACGTATCCCCGAAAACGGTGTGGCGGTAGTGCGGATCTGGCAGGTTAATATTCAAAAAGCGATCGTGGCGCATATTCCCATTACCGATGGTCAGGTACAGGAAACCGGTGACTTTGAGCTCGATGGGGTCACCTTCCCGGCAGCTGAAGTGAAAGTCGAGTTTATGGATCCTGCCGATGCCAGCGAACCCTTATTTCCGACCGGTAACACCCAGGATGTGCTTGAAGTGCCGGGCGTAGGTCATCTTGATGTCACTATGATCAACGCCGGGATCCCGACTATTTTTGTGCGGGCCGCCGACATCGGCTATGCCGGGACCGAGCTGCAGGAAGATATTAACGGCGACGCCACCGCCCTGGCTATGTTCGAATCAGTTCGTGCCCATGGCGCGGTTAAAATGGGCCTTATTCAGAACATTGGGGAAGCTGCCCAGCGCCAGCATACCCCTAAAGTGGCTTTTGTGGCGCCCGCTGCTTCTTACAAAGCCTCCAGCGGTAAAACCGTTGAAGCTAAAGACACGGATATGCTGGTACGTGCGTTGTCGATGGGAAAACTACACCATGCCATGATGGGGACCGCGGCAGTCGCCATTGCCACCGCAGCGGCTATCCCCGGCACCCTGGTCAATGAAGCCGCCGGCGGTACAGAGCGCGAGTCGGTGGTATTTGGTCATCCTTCCGGTACATTGGAAGTGGGCGCCAAGGCTCGCTACTGTGACACTCACTGGCAGGTCGAAAAAGCGATCATGAGCCGCAGTGCCAGAGTGCTGATGGAAGGCTTTGTAAGGGTACCGCCGGTGTCTTGA
- the arcB gene encoding aerobic respiration two-component sensor histidine kinase ArcB codes for MHQDSPNDSWAIRIAQFVKRFGTLKLSILFVTATLVFTLVASYLVRISLGKSVQPDDFIIAIIITLLSAPWVLYFFSELVKQLESSRTNLKEVVSQLERLREEDVFLNRELQNNVRQLNHEIEQRKRAQEEREAVFKELEREIEDKSSSEEQARRLSTLLRSIIDASPDLIYYRNEEGRFAGCNRIAEMLTGKTEQELVGLTLHDVFEEDLAAQIVASDREVLETNASMTEELWLRFADGRRRYFEMKRVPFFDKAGNRLGLLAFGRDMTERKQAESAAEKASTDKTRFIATISHELRTPLNGIVGLSRMLRDTELSDEQFSWVSTIYASAITLGNIFNDIIDLDKLDRDKLELSLKTVSLRDFTEELSSIIRLLAADKNLELVSDIHEPLPQMIEVDGTRLRQILWNILFNAVKFTHKGYVSLSVSATQPVKEACVVSFVIEDTGVGIPDTELDKIFAMYYQVDHPDHQSATGTGIGLAICKQMVELMHGEIRVTSEVGKGTRFEIDLPVQISTKPMQVSKLLVTDLKILLVEDIELNVMVAKALLEKLGQHVDVAMTGQDAIDKVRAQQYDLILLDIQLPDMSGFDVANVLIEEDLVMQTPMVALTANVIKKREEYLENGMDDIIAKPIKKSRVIEVFNSLFAEPAAPTALEAEQRKPKAEASKSLNNILDMDLLQMLVDTIGEDMVRASVKVFQDKMPEYMEILQLNLSADEKSEVCSQAHKIKGAAGSVGLARVQRIANQIQQGDHPAWWQNVHDWVEELQMAVAHDMEALQKWLSSQPIDD; via the coding sequence ATGCATCAGGATTCACCCAACGATTCATGGGCTATACGCATAGCTCAGTTTGTGAAGCGCTTCGGCACACTCAAACTCAGTATTTTGTTTGTCACCGCAACTTTGGTTTTTACCCTGGTGGCGTCTTACCTGGTGCGCATCAGTTTGGGCAAGTCGGTGCAACCTGATGACTTTATTATCGCCATCATCATCACCTTGTTGTCGGCGCCCTGGGTACTGTATTTTTTCAGCGAACTGGTGAAACAGCTGGAAAGCTCTCGTACCAACCTTAAAGAGGTGGTCAGTCAGCTTGAGCGCTTGCGCGAAGAAGATGTATTTCTGAACCGGGAACTGCAAAATAATGTGCGTCAACTCAATCACGAAATCGAGCAGCGCAAGCGGGCGCAGGAAGAACGTGAAGCCGTATTTAAAGAGCTGGAACGGGAAATCGAAGACAAGTCATCTTCTGAAGAGCAGGCCCGGCGTTTATCTACGCTGCTGCGCTCTATTATCGACGCCTCACCCGACCTGATTTATTACCGCAATGAAGAAGGTCGCTTTGCTGGATGCAACCGTATTGCCGAAATGCTGACCGGCAAGACCGAGCAAGAGCTGGTAGGGCTCACGCTTCACGATGTCTTTGAAGAAGATTTAGCCGCCCAGATTGTCGCCAGTGATCGCGAAGTGCTGGAAACCAACGCCAGTATGACCGAAGAATTGTGGCTGCGCTTTGCTGACGGCCGCCGTCGTTACTTTGAAATGAAACGGGTACCGTTTTTCGATAAAGCCGGTAACCGTTTAGGTCTGCTGGCCTTTGGACGGGATATGACCGAACGCAAACAGGCAGAAAGCGCGGCGGAAAAAGCCAGTACGGATAAAACCCGTTTTATTGCCACCATCAGCCATGAGCTGCGCACACCGCTAAATGGTATCGTGGGTCTGAGCCGAATGCTGCGTGATACCGAACTGTCGGATGAGCAATTTAGCTGGGTCAGTACCATTTACGCCAGCGCCATCACTCTTGGCAATATCTTTAACGACATTATTGATTTGGACAAACTTGATCGCGATAAGCTTGAACTGAGCCTTAAGACCGTCTCGCTGCGCGATTTCACCGAAGAATTATCAAGCATCATCCGCTTGTTGGCGGCAGATAAAAATTTAGAGCTGGTGTCTGATATTCACGAGCCCTTACCGCAGATGATTGAGGTGGATGGCACCCGTTTACGCCAGATTTTATGGAATATTTTGTTCAATGCGGTCAAGTTCACCCACAAAGGCTATGTGAGCCTGTCGGTTTCAGCCACCCAGCCTGTTAAAGAGGCGTGTGTGGTCAGCTTTGTCATTGAAGACACTGGGGTGGGGATACCCGATACCGAGCTGGATAAAATTTTTGCGATGTATTATCAGGTCGATCATCCTGATCATCAGTCTGCTACCGGCACCGGAATTGGTCTGGCGATTTGTAAGCAAATGGTCGAGCTGATGCATGGCGAAATCCGGGTTACCAGTGAAGTGGGCAAAGGCACCCGATTTGAAATTGATTTACCGGTACAGATTTCGACCAAGCCAATGCAGGTTTCAAAACTGCTGGTTACCGATCTGAAGATACTGCTGGTGGAAGACATTGAACTCAATGTAATGGTCGCCAAAGCTCTGCTGGAAAAATTAGGACAGCATGTGGATGTGGCGATGACCGGTCAGGATGCGATTGATAAAGTACGTGCCCAGCAATACGACCTGATCTTATTGGATATTCAGCTACCAGATATGTCCGGCTTTGATGTTGCCAATGTGCTAATTGAAGAAGATTTGGTGATGCAAACCCCGATGGTCGCATTGACCGCGAATGTGATTAAAAAGCGCGAAGAATATCTTGAAAATGGCATGGACGATATTATTGCCAAGCCCATCAAGAAAAGTCGGGTAATCGAGGTCTTCAATTCCTTGTTTGCCGAGCCGGCGGCCCCCACTGCGCTTGAGGCCGAGCAGCGTAAACCTAAAGCCGAGGCCAGTAAGTCTCTTAATAACATTCTGGATATGGATTTGCTGCAAATGCTGGTGGATACCATCGGCGAAGATATGGTGCGTGCCAGCGTCAAAGTTTTTCAGGATAAAATGCCTGAATATATGGAAATACTGCAGCTGAATTTAAGCGCCGATGAAAAGTCAGAAGTTTGTTCACAGGCGCACAAGATCAAAGGGGCGGCGGGCTCAGTAGGCCTGGCACGGGTCCAGCGTATTGCTAATCAGATTCAGCAGGGCGATCACCCGGCCTGGTGGCAGAATGTGCATGACTGGGTTGAAGAGCTGCAGATGGCGGTAGCGCATGATATGGAAGCGTTACAGAAATGGCTGAGCAGTCAGCCAATAGACGATTAA
- a CDS encoding PH domain-containing protein — protein MGLYLASVTLIILALMGLLSVGGSLLTYYGYTLSKDGDRYIRRSGLLSRQEVSMRESRIQLVAIKQDWLDKLLSRANLFFEQNRSGQQQDQELMAANKLLVPSVTTAQAQTLVSHAFNDCSPMQQSYRRVSEFYVTHHLLVRLLPLTVLLGVLGFELRQWVGVAVVATGMTMAVIVLLLRYWRWGYSYDARYLYVRNGCIGLDYRCCPLYKVQQVKYQQSVMMKRRGVASLKIVLASGCVTIPFMGESQARDLMNRLLYETESTRRSWM, from the coding sequence ATGGGGCTGTACCTGGCTTCTGTGACCCTGATCATTCTGGCGTTAATGGGGCTATTGTCGGTGGGCGGCTCGCTGCTGACCTATTACGGGTATACCCTGTCCAAAGACGGCGATCGGTATATCCGGCGCAGCGGGTTGTTGTCCCGCCAGGAGGTGAGTATGCGCGAAAGCCGTATTCAGCTGGTGGCGATAAAGCAGGACTGGCTGGATAAATTGCTGAGCCGGGCCAATTTGTTTTTTGAACAAAATAGAAGCGGGCAGCAGCAGGACCAGGAGCTGATGGCGGCCAATAAATTGCTAGTGCCTTCGGTTACCACCGCCCAGGCGCAAACGTTGGTCAGTCATGCTTTTAATGACTGTTCACCCATGCAGCAGTCGTATCGGCGGGTGTCTGAGTTTTATGTTACCCACCATCTGCTGGTGCGGTTATTGCCCCTTACTGTGCTGCTCGGTGTACTGGGGTTTGAGCTCAGACAATGGGTTGGCGTGGCAGTGGTGGCGACAGGGATGACGATGGCGGTGATAGTTTTGTTATTACGCTACTGGCGTTGGGGCTACAGCTACGATGCGCGTTATCTCTATGTGCGCAATGGTTGTATTGGCCTCGATTACCGATGTTGTCCGCTGTACAAGGTTCAGCAGGTTAAATACCAGCAAAGTGTCATGATGAAACGGCGTGGCGTCGCGAGTCTGAAAATAGTCCTGGCCAGTGGCTGTGTCACCATACCGTTTATGGGCGAGTCTCAGGCCAGGGACCTGATGAACCGGTTGTTGTATGAAACAGAAAGTACCCGGCGCTCGTGGATGTAA
- a CDS encoding PH domain-containing protein, with amino-acid sequence MSAQPPPPFSNTPVAPDSLPDIWTLQTSAVSPRYRQLNLTTVAVIFSGLLVIITGFRFQPWFGLTAELQAAYPRACMLLAAVGLVWFVYHFFADLRVRYALREQDLVLHKGLIFKSISCQPILRIQHIELKRGPLERLAGLASLQVFSAGGAGHTFEIPGLPVARAQQLRQFILSHKELDAK; translated from the coding sequence ATGAGTGCTCAACCCCCACCGCCTTTTTCCAATACGCCGGTAGCGCCTGACTCGCTGCCGGATATCTGGACCCTTCAAACCAGTGCGGTTTCACCTCGCTATCGCCAGCTTAACCTTACGACGGTAGCAGTGATTTTTTCAGGCCTGCTGGTGATTATCACCGGCTTTCGTTTTCAGCCCTGGTTCGGGCTTACCGCTGAACTGCAGGCAGCATACCCGCGGGCATGCATGTTACTGGCAGCCGTGGGACTGGTTTGGTTTGTGTATCATTTTTTTGCGGACTTACGCGTGCGTTATGCGCTGCGTGAGCAAGATTTGGTTTTGCATAAGGGGTTGATTTTCAAAAGTATAAGCTGCCAGCCGATTTTGCGCATCCAGCATATCGAGCTTAAACGGGGCCCCCTGGAAAGACTGGCCGGATTAGCCAGCTTGCAGGTGTTTTCGGCTGGCGGCGCCGGGCATACCTTTGAAATTCCCGGCTTGCCGGTAGCCCGGGCCCAGCAATTGCGTCAGTTTATTCTCAGCCACAAAGAGCTGGATGCCAAATAA
- a CDS encoding PH domain-containing protein encodes MNKHDTLPEAEVELDTGKHWRRLSPIAMLYFVASGFKTLVQNGLYAIPALAIGSQTTSITTASWFIPALGGIALVIVGSAALSYFFYHFRVRNNHVEIRRGMFSRRHINLPFWRIQNVKVERPFYYRFTRFSVVILDTAGSASEEASLVAVSTSYATTLRAQILASRSDYLQHRNKDEAEAEASPSADESPDQDQEQVINTRSVKDLVIHGITNNRVWILLGALVPFFDNLAVGINDYLEQYGLQLEQLAGSGTIAWWQWGCTWLL; translated from the coding sequence ATGAATAAGCACGACACCCTCCCTGAGGCCGAGGTTGAGCTGGACACCGGTAAGCACTGGCGGCGGCTATCGCCCATCGCCATGTTGTATTTCGTGGCCAGCGGCTTCAAAACCCTGGTTCAGAATGGGTTGTATGCTATTCCGGCGCTGGCGATAGGCTCGCAGACAACGAGTATTACCACAGCAAGCTGGTTTATCCCGGCCTTGGGCGGCATCGCTCTGGTGATCGTGGGCTCGGCGGCACTTAGCTATTTTTTCTATCATTTCAGGGTTCGCAATAACCATGTCGAGATTCGCCGCGGCATGTTTAGCCGGCGGCATATCAACCTGCCTTTCTGGCGAATTCAAAATGTAAAAGTCGAACGACCATTTTATTATCGGTTTACCCGCTTTTCGGTAGTGATTCTGGATACCGCCGGCTCTGCTAGTGAAGAAGCCAGTCTGGTGGCGGTCTCAACCAGCTATGCCACCACCTTGCGTGCCCAAATTCTTGCTTCACGAAGCGACTATTTGCAGCACCGAAATAAGGATGAGGCAGAAGCAGAAGCCTCACCTTCGGCTGATGAATCCCCGGACCAGGACCAGGAGCAGGTTATAAATACCCGATCAGTCAAAGATCTAGTGATTCACGGGATCACCAACAACCGGGTGTGGATTTTATTAGGCGCCCTGGTACCGTTTTTTGATAACCTGGCCGTCGGTATCAATGATTATCTGGAGCAGTATGGGCTGCAACTGGAACAGCTTGCCGGGTCAGGTACCATCGCCTGGTGGCAATGGGGCTGTACCTGGCTTCTGTGA